The Punica granatum isolate Tunisia-2019 chromosome 4, ASM765513v2, whole genome shotgun sequence genome has a window encoding:
- the LOC116203680 gene encoding uncharacterized protein LOC116203680, which yields MKSKASELMNKIIMALTSMARGKTLALRSKTRALKARLIIFSLLSNKKFLVSSLSHKLHNVISSGHHHCRGNKLRSHDDEDGDGDSDGDGSTDNVEEEDQTVMLYRDSMAHHRVPDPTHNEPVVDNTNADGSYYVYDDGDGGDDEKYPDRTHSMFNSEDLEFEDPGGSVIDLVKNSKQEAGESFSLEEEIDHAADLFIKRFHRQMRLQKQQSFKELQEMLQRGL from the coding sequence ATGAAGAGCAAAGCAAGTGAGCTCATGAACAAGATAATCATGGCCCTAACATCGATGGCGCGGGGCAAAACACTAGCTCTCAGGTCCAAGACCAGAGCCCTAAAGGCCCGACTCATCATCTTTTCGTTGCTGAGCAACAAGAAGTTCCTCGTGAGCTCCCTTTCCCACAAGCTCCACAATGTCATCAGCTCTGGCCACCACCACTGCCGTGGCAACAAGCTCAGGTCCCACGATGACGAAGATGGTGATGGGGACAGCGATGGCGATGGCAGTACTGACAacgtggaagaagaagatcagaCCGTCATGCTCTACCGTGACTCCATGGCCCACCACAGAGTCCCCGACCCTACGCACAACGAGCCAGTAGTAGATAATACCAATGCAGATGGAAGTTATTATGTTTACGACGATGGTGATGGCGGTGACGATGAAAAGTACCCTGACCGGACACACTCGATGTTCAACTCGGAGGATCTGGAGTTTGAAGATCCAGGAGGTTCGGTGATAGATCTGGTGAAGAACTCAAAACAAGAGGCCGGGGAGTCGTTCAGCCTTGAAGAGGAGATCGATCATGCCGCAGACTTGTTCATAAAGCGATTCCATCGGCAAATGAGGTTGCAGAAGCAGCAGTCCTTCAAGGAGCTCCAGGAGATGCTCCAGAGGGGACTCTAA